The proteins below come from a single Campylobacter sp. CCUG 57310 genomic window:
- a CDS encoding sodium-dependent transporter — translation MPSDKFSKIGFILSIVGAAIGLGNAWKFPYMVGSNGGSAFVLLYLVFAVVVGLSIFFAEMAMGKISNADPVNAFRILAPRHSNLWSFAGVMMITGVFVASFYTLIIGWVIKYAVASLGTLPVKISQSGENFNNFISTDILGQVFYFSIAFFAYFFILSRGVKRGIERINLWLLPMFSLLLVAMLVYSMQMKGFGEAVKFLLVFDFSKLTSEAVFMALGLAFFTMCVGIGAIITYSTSLDSKTNLFTSSLYVVILNIVFSIVIGLIVFTFVFEFGEKPSQGVGLAFISLPTLFAKLGAIGNLLSFAFFTALVFAGLTSAISMVEPLIFHIVKEYKISRFKAILIVGICVYVLGVLCALSNTNMFKESLTFFGKGFFDILDYISSNILLPLGGIVIAVFVGFFMKKEMLEELFLPYMGKIVFKIWYFLLRYVAPTCVVLVMIRQIVGQ, via the coding sequence ATGCCAAGCGATAAATTTTCTAAAATAGGCTTTATACTCTCAATCGTAGGTGCTGCTATCGGACTTGGAAACGCTTGGAAATTTCCATATATGGTCGGTAGCAACGGTGGCTCGGCTTTTGTTCTTTTGTATCTTGTGTTCGCCGTAGTTGTGGGGCTTAGTATATTTTTTGCCGAGATGGCGATGGGTAAAATTTCAAACGCAGATCCGGTAAATGCCTTTAGGATACTTGCTCCAAGACACTCAAATTTATGGAGCTTTGCGGGAGTCATGATGATTACGGGCGTTTTTGTGGCTTCTTTTTACACGCTTATCATCGGCTGGGTTATCAAGTATGCGGTCGCGTCTTTAGGAACTTTGCCTGTTAAGATAAGCCAATCGGGCGAGAATTTTAACAACTTCATCTCAACTGATATCCTAGGGCAGGTTTTTTACTTTTCTATCGCTTTTTTTGCCTACTTTTTTATACTTTCACGTGGAGTAAAAAGAGGAATTGAGCGCATAAATTTATGGCTGCTACCTATGTTTTCGCTGCTTCTTGTTGCGATGCTTGTTTATTCCATGCAGATGAAGGGCTTTGGTGAAGCGGTTAAATTTTTGCTTGTATTTGATTTTTCAAAGCTAACTAGCGAAGCCGTGTTTATGGCGCTTGGACTTGCGTTTTTTACGATGTGCGTTGGCATAGGCGCGATCATCACCTACTCAACTAGCCTTGATAGCAAGACAAATTTATTTACATCTTCTCTTTATGTTGTTATCCTAAACATAGTTTTTAGCATAGTTATAGGGCTTATCGTATTTACATTTGTATTTGAGTTTGGAGAAAAGCCTAGTCAAGGTGTTGGGCTTGCGTTTATCTCGCTTCCGACGCTTTTTGCCAAGCTTGGAGCTATAGGAAATTTACTGAGTTTTGCCTTTTTTACCGCTCTTGTTTTTGCAGGGCTTACTTCGGCTATTTCTATGGTCGAACCGCTTATATTTCACATAGTAAAAGAGTATAAAATTTCGCGCTTTAAAGCGATTTTGATCGTAGGAATTTGCGTGTATGTGCTTGGCGTGCTTTGTGCGCTTTCAAATACGAATATGTTTAAAGAGAGCTTAACGTTTTTCGGCAAAGGATTTTTTGACATACTTGATTATATCAGCTCAAATATCCTGCTTCCTCTTGGCGGTATAGTTATAGCTGTCTTTGTCGGATTTTTTATGAAAAAAGAGATGTTAGAAGAGCTGTTTTTGCCATATATGGGTAAAATTGTGTTTAAAATTTGGTATTTCTTGCTTAGATACGTAGCGCCGACTTGCGTCGTGCTCGTTATGATTAGGCAGATTGTGGGGCAATAG
- a CDS encoding sodium-dependent transporter, whose product MQDKFSKIGFILAVAGSAVGLGNAWKFPYLVGQNGGSAFVLLYLFLTFFIGLTIFFGEVAIGKLSESDPVNAFKKLATTNKNSWKFAGFTMLGAIILVSFYTVVIGWIFKYAFMVLTNLPADIETSAAIFSDFVSKDVSSQILFFTITNIICFYIVSKGIKSGIERVNVWLMPSLLVLVIAMLAYSVTMDGFMQSAKFLLVPDFTKITFDSVLTALGLAFFTLSLGVGVIIVYSANLPNNTNLVSSSIIIVIINVIMGILIGLVIFTFVFEFGAEPSQGVGLVFISLPTLFAKLGTFGHIFAFALFTALIFAGITSAISMLEPFTYYLIREFGFTRKKALISIAAFVYIAGILCIFSNIEGVKENLVFFGKSLFDCLDYLVSNIIMPIGGITVSVFVGFVIKKEALRELYGSYMSKIMFDLWYFMIRYIAPIAIVVISVNAILS is encoded by the coding sequence GTGCAGGATAAGTTCTCTAAAATCGGCTTTATATTAGCCGTTGCAGGAAGTGCGGTAGGTCTTGGAAATGCTTGGAAATTTCCATATTTGGTCGGACAAAACGGCGGCTCGGCTTTTGTTCTTTTGTATTTGTTTTTGACGTTTTTTATCGGACTTACCATATTTTTTGGTGAAGTAGCGATAGGAAAACTTTCAGAATCAGATCCTGTAAATGCTTTTAAAAAGCTTGCGACCACGAACAAAAACAGCTGGAAATTTGCGGGTTTTACGATGCTTGGAGCGATCATTCTCGTATCGTTTTATACCGTCGTTATAGGCTGGATATTTAAATACGCTTTTATGGTTTTAACGAATTTACCAGCTGATATAGAGACTTCGGCCGCTATATTTAGCGATTTTGTCTCAAAAGACGTATCGTCTCAAATTCTATTTTTTACTATCACAAATATAATTTGTTTTTACATTGTTTCAAAAGGTATCAAGAGTGGGATAGAGCGTGTAAATGTGTGGCTTATGCCGTCTTTGCTGGTGCTTGTGATAGCAATGCTTGCATATTCCGTTACTATGGACGGCTTTATGCAGTCGGCTAAATTCTTGCTGGTGCCTGATTTTACCAAGATAACTTTTGATAGCGTTCTTACAGCGCTTGGACTGGCGTTCTTTACGCTTTCTTTGGGTGTGGGTGTCATCATAGTTTATTCTGCAAATTTGCCAAACAATACGAATTTGGTAAGCTCGTCCATAATCATCGTCATCATTAACGTAATAATGGGAATTTTAATAGGTCTTGTCATATTTACTTTTGTGTTTGAGTTTGGCGCCGAACCTAGTCAGGGAGTAGGGCTTGTGTTTATCTCCTTGCCTACATTGTTTGCTAAGCTGGGCACATTTGGGCATATATTTGCCTTTGCGTTATTTACGGCTCTTATATTTGCAGGTATTACTTCGGCTATCTCGATGCTTGAGCCGTTTACATATTATCTTATAAGAGAATTTGGCTTTACGCGCAAAAAAGCCCTTATCAGCATAGCCGCTTTCGTATATATCGCCGGAATTTTATGTATATTTTCAAATATCGAAGGCGTTAAAGAGAATTTGGTCTTTTTTGGCAAAAGTTTGTTTGATTGTCTTGATTATCTGGTTTCAAATATCATCATGCCTATAGGCGGTATCACGGTATCGGTTTTTGTCGGATTTGTAATCAAAAAAGAGGCATTACGTGAGCTTTACGGTTCTTATATGAGTAAAATTATGTTTGATCTTTGGTATTTTATGATTAGATATATTGCTCCGATTGCCATAGTCGTCATATCCGTAAATGCCATTTTGAGCTAG
- a CDS encoding F0F1 ATP synthase subunit C, protein MKKILFLMAALASFAFAGDGEMLKSYSVLAAALGLGLAALGGAIGMGSTASATISGTARNPGVGSKLMTTMFIALAMIEAQVIYALVVTLIILYANPMF, encoded by the coding sequence ATGAAAAAGATTCTTTTTCTTATGGCTGCACTTGCTTCATTTGCATTTGCAGGTGACGGCGAAATGCTAAAATCATACTCAGTTCTTGCAGCTGCTCTTGGTCTAGGTCTTGCGGCACTTGGTGGAGCTATCGGTATGGGAAGCACTGCTTCTGCTACAATCTCAGGAACAGCTAGAAACCCTGGCGTTGGTAGCAAACTTATGACAACAATGTTTATCGCTCTAGCGATGATCGAAGCGCAAGTTATCTACGCACTTGTTGTTACACTAATTATTCTTTACGCAAACCCAATGTTTTAA
- a CDS encoding cytochrome C, producing MKKLLALLLGLSFALASEPKIDPETGLKIDEGWELIIGNCMACHSLTLVTKQKGDRQTWKDLIRWMQETQGLWEFDPESENLILAYLAKNYPNDYTTRKRIPLKNTLKN from the coding sequence ATGAAAAAATTACTCGCACTGCTGCTTGGGCTTAGCTTTGCACTAGCAAGCGAGCCTAAGATCGACCCTGAAACAGGGCTTAAGATAGATGAAGGCTGGGAGCTTATCATAGGAAACTGTATGGCATGCCACAGCTTAACGCTCGTAACCAAACAAAAAGGTGATAGGCAAACATGGAAAGACTTGATAAGATGGATGCAAGAAACACAAGGGCTTTGGGAATTTGATCCTGAAAGTGAAAATTTGATCCTTGCTTACTTGGCTAAAAATTACCCTAACGACTACACGACAAGAAAGAGAATTCCTTTAAAAAATACTCTTAAAAATTAA
- a CDS encoding universal stress protein, with protein sequence MQYKKLLFPIGAGDDVKERIYGALLVAKHFDTHIEILASQLDPSAVYNMKMTLRGGVLYEEFLKAAKAELGVEHEQNEALFKKICAELGVEISDTPTGKASAKFVTKSGKRSVVVEHESKFCDMVVAAAPLDGRVTGTFEAAVLKSGKTAIAIPRKLTKFGTDNILVSWNGSTQNSRALSSSIELLKKAKKVHCITCKAHPDESAEESLKKLEEYLKIHEINATFEIVKTTSVPGEALLRSAKEGNFDLIVAGRYGENGFREIFLGGTTRYFLKHTQIPVFM encoded by the coding sequence ATGCAGTATAAGAAGTTGCTTTTCCCAATAGGTGCCGGAGATGATGTAAAAGAACGAATTTATGGGGCTTTGCTCGTAGCCAAGCATTTTGATACGCATATTGAAATTTTAGCTAGTCAGCTTGATCCAAGCGCGGTTTATAATATGAAAATGACTCTTCGTGGCGGAGTTTTGTATGAGGAGTTTTTAAAAGCTGCAAAGGCGGAGCTTGGTGTGGAGCATGAGCAAAACGAGGCTTTGTTTAAGAAAATTTGTGCCGAACTTGGCGTGGAGATAAGCGATACTCCTACGGGCAAGGCAAGTGCAAAATTTGTTACCAAAAGTGGCAAAAGAAGCGTTGTTGTAGAGCATGAGTCAAAATTTTGCGATATGGTTGTAGCTGCAGCTCCGCTTGACGGTAGGGTTACTGGCACATTTGAGGCTGCGGTTCTAAAAAGCGGCAAGACGGCAATAGCCATACCAAGAAAACTAACGAAATTTGGCACGGACAATATCCTTGTAAGCTGGAACGGCTCTACTCAAAATTCGCGCGCGCTTTCAAGCTCGATAGAACTGCTTAAAAAAGCAAAAAAGGTTCATTGTATCACTTGCAAGGCTCATCCTGACGAATCTGCCGAAGAGAGCTTAAAAAAGCTTGAAGAGTATCTAAAGATACACGAGATAAACGCGACTTTTGAAATCGTAAAGACTACTTCAGTTCCGGGTGAAGCGCTTTTAAGATCTGCGAAGGAAGGGAATTTTGATCTTATAGTTGCAGGCAGATACGGCGAAAACGGCTTTAGAGAAATTTTCCTTGGCGGAACTACGAGATACTTTTTAAAACACACGCAAATTCCGGTATTTATGTAA